In Paraburkholderia aromaticivorans, a single window of DNA contains:
- a CDS encoding NnrS family protein — MKVGNAPASRSLQAAGGMPVLRLGFRPFYLGGAVFGVVAITLWLFAVHGYPVAGRSLAMNGMLWHVHEMIFGFVAAIVVGFLLTAVKAWTALDTPLGPSLACLWLLWALGRVMVWSGPQPLAAIVDSAFLPVVAIVLLRVLIAARNRHNIFLPVALGVFGLLNAFFHWWAWEGRADLAMRMAYVAIGLVVMFVTVIAGRVVPMFTMNAIPGFSVKRWRVIEALAAPVVILTFLADAADVAPLAIGACACVTAAIHGIRIAGWRSWRVGNRPLLWILHLAYAWIPIGFVLLALSAAGGVSHSSAIHALTVGAVGCAIIGMITRTALGHTGHALVAGRTELVCYWLMIAAALVRVIGPWFAGNVVGPWIDVAGACWSAAFIVYLVKYIPYLTASRVDGKPG; from the coding sequence ATGAAAGTCGGCAACGCACCCGCGAGTCGATCGCTGCAGGCAGCAGGGGGCATGCCGGTCCTGCGGCTCGGGTTTCGGCCGTTCTACCTGGGCGGCGCAGTTTTCGGGGTGGTCGCTATCACGTTGTGGCTTTTCGCCGTGCATGGATATCCCGTCGCGGGTCGCTCGCTTGCGATGAACGGCATGCTCTGGCACGTACACGAAATGATCTTCGGCTTCGTCGCGGCTATTGTGGTGGGCTTTCTGCTCACGGCAGTCAAAGCATGGACCGCACTCGATACTCCGCTAGGCCCATCGCTCGCATGCCTATGGTTGTTGTGGGCATTGGGGCGCGTAATGGTCTGGTCGGGTCCGCAACCCCTCGCGGCTATTGTCGATTCCGCGTTCCTTCCCGTTGTCGCCATAGTGTTGTTGCGTGTGCTCATCGCCGCTCGCAATCGCCACAACATTTTCCTGCCAGTAGCGCTGGGTGTCTTCGGGCTGCTGAATGCGTTTTTTCACTGGTGGGCGTGGGAAGGGCGCGCTGATCTGGCGATGCGCATGGCCTACGTGGCGATCGGGCTCGTGGTGATGTTCGTGACCGTGATTGCAGGACGTGTCGTACCGATGTTTACCATGAACGCCATTCCCGGTTTCTCGGTGAAACGCTGGAGGGTAATTGAAGCGCTCGCGGCACCGGTTGTGATCCTGACGTTCCTTGCGGACGCTGCCGATGTCGCGCCCTTGGCGATCGGCGCCTGTGCCTGCGTGACGGCGGCGATTCACGGAATCAGAATTGCCGGATGGCGTTCATGGCGAGTGGGAAACCGACCTCTTCTATGGATCTTGCATCTTGCATATGCATGGATTCCGATCGGATTCGTGCTGCTTGCTTTGTCGGCCGCAGGTGGTGTCTCACATTCATCCGCGATTCACGCACTGACCGTCGGCGCGGTCGGGTGTGCAATTATCGGAATGATTACCCGTACCGCTCTGGGGCATACCGGGCACGCGCTCGTTGCAGGACGAACTGAGCTTGTCTGTTACTGGCTGATGATTGCGGCGGCGCTCGTCCGCGTTATCGGACCATGGTTCGCTGGCAATGTCGTGGGACCCTGGATTGACGTGGCGGGGGCCTGCTGGTCCGCCGCATTCATTGTCTACCTGGTCAAATACATACCCTACCTGACGGCGTCCCGCGTCGATGGTAAGCCCGGATGA
- the fabZ gene encoding 3-hydroxyacyl-ACP dehydratase FabZ → MGTEKINLDIHRILTLLPHRYPILLVDRVLELEPHKRIKALKNVSINEPYFMGHFPSRPVMPGVLILEALAQTAALLTFSEEPHDPANTLYLFVGIDNARFRRAVEPGDQLILNATFERHMRGIWKFKARAEVDGVVAAEACLICTVRQTDGDGL, encoded by the coding sequence ATGGGCACTGAAAAAATCAATCTCGACATTCACAGGATTCTCACGTTGCTGCCGCATCGCTATCCGATCCTGCTGGTCGATCGGGTGCTCGAACTCGAGCCGCACAAGCGCATCAAGGCGCTGAAGAACGTGTCAATCAATGAACCGTACTTCATGGGCCACTTCCCGAGTCGTCCGGTGATGCCGGGCGTGCTGATTCTGGAGGCGCTCGCGCAGACGGCTGCGCTGTTGACCTTCTCGGAAGAGCCGCATGATCCGGCCAACACGCTGTACCTGTTCGTCGGCATCGACAACGCGCGATTCAGGCGCGCGGTGGAACCCGGCGACCAACTGATCCTGAACGCGACGTTCGAGCGGCATATGCGCGGTATCTGGAAGTTCAAGGCACGCGCCGAAGTGGATGGCGTTGTTGCGGCGGAGGCCTGTCTGATTTGCACGGTCAGACAGACGGATGGGGACGGCCTGTAA
- the rpoD gene encoding RNA polymerase sigma factor RpoD gives MTKKAVKKQTLDVAPGNLNVTSGHAGIDVTDRARTAAAVTTRPASSSTMDRARDSGSAVPTVPPETGSRRMKANARVHDAGAALPDESAGENDDGRSSLRALIKLGNERGFVIRGEISDYLPERLAQPDAIENVIRAFSDMGIAVFEQAPDAESMVMHDHAVAGSSDEQVEEEAVAAISSVDAEFGRTTDPVRMYMREMGTTELLTRQGEIALARRIEKGRNDMIRAISSCPTTIAEILAIADSIASGATAIEEVVDGMIDPAAVETDDIMAVAEESVDGDPVLDEDQGDDEDDDGAEAASADLQSETLTRDALAKLATVADWFEQLRDAYETEGYGSRRYRAAQAAIETELTTIRFTARTIERLTSALRVSADGVRTIEREIARIAVDRCGVPRDTFVAHFRGNETNPAWQQQLITAGHPFSGALERNLPAIQLEQEKLLALQKRVVLPLDDFREVCRAMTASEAKTLRAKGEMIEANLRLVISIAKRYVNRGLLFLDLIQEGNIGLMRAVDKFEYRRGYKFSTYATWWIRQGISRSVADQARTIRVPVHMIESLNKLKRVTRQILQETGREPDAAALAERMEMHENKVRAMLRIVREPVSLDASVGENDDTSVGDLIEDPAAILPDDAALHASMRDAVSEALTTLTPREAKILRLRFGIESGSDHTLEELGQQFEVTRERIRQIEAKALRKLRHPARSGRLKSFLGEE, from the coding sequence GTGACGAAAAAGGCTGTGAAGAAGCAGACACTGGACGTGGCGCCGGGCAACCTCAACGTGACGAGTGGACACGCCGGCATAGACGTTACGGATCGCGCACGCACGGCGGCCGCGGTCACAACGCGACCAGCGAGCTCCTCGACGATGGACAGAGCGCGGGACTCCGGGTCTGCGGTCCCAACAGTTCCACCGGAGACCGGTTCACGCCGGATGAAAGCAAACGCGCGTGTGCACGACGCCGGTGCCGCGCTACCGGATGAGTCCGCTGGAGAAAACGACGACGGCCGCTCAAGCCTGCGCGCGCTGATCAAGCTCGGAAATGAGCGCGGGTTCGTCATTCGTGGGGAAATTAGCGATTACCTGCCTGAGCGCCTGGCGCAACCTGATGCGATCGAAAACGTGATCAGAGCCTTCAGTGACATGGGCATCGCCGTATTCGAGCAGGCACCGGACGCCGAGTCCATGGTGATGCACGATCATGCGGTCGCGGGTTCGTCTGATGAGCAGGTCGAGGAAGAGGCCGTGGCGGCCATCTCGAGCGTGGACGCCGAGTTCGGCCGCACCACCGATCCCGTGCGCATGTACATGCGCGAGATGGGTACCACTGAACTCCTCACCCGCCAGGGGGAAATTGCGCTTGCGCGGCGCATCGAAAAGGGCCGCAACGACATGATCCGGGCCATCTCTTCGTGCCCGACAACGATTGCGGAGATACTGGCGATCGCAGACAGCATTGCCAGCGGCGCAACCGCTATCGAAGAGGTCGTCGATGGGATGATTGACCCCGCTGCAGTGGAGACGGATGACATTATGGCCGTCGCGGAGGAAAGCGTCGACGGCGATCCGGTCCTCGACGAGGATCAGGGAGACGACGAAGATGATGACGGTGCTGAAGCCGCGTCGGCCGATCTGCAGAGCGAGACCCTGACGCGTGACGCGCTGGCGAAGCTGGCAACGGTAGCTGACTGGTTCGAGCAATTGCGGGATGCCTACGAAACGGAGGGTTACGGATCGCGGCGTTATCGCGCCGCACAGGCAGCGATCGAGACCGAACTGACGACGATCCGCTTCACGGCGCGCACAATTGAGCGTTTGACGAGCGCGTTGCGGGTATCCGCCGACGGGGTCCGGACCATCGAGCGCGAAATCGCGCGGATCGCGGTTGACCGGTGTGGTGTGCCTCGCGACACGTTTGTCGCGCATTTCCGGGGCAACGAGACCAACCCGGCGTGGCAGCAGCAACTCATCACAGCAGGGCACCCGTTCAGTGGCGCGCTGGAGCGAAACCTCCCTGCGATCCAGCTGGAACAGGAAAAACTGCTTGCTTTGCAAAAGCGGGTCGTGCTGCCGCTCGATGACTTCAGGGAGGTCTGTCGCGCGATGACCGCAAGTGAAGCGAAAACGCTGCGCGCGAAAGGCGAAATGATCGAAGCGAACCTTCGACTGGTGATTTCGATCGCGAAACGGTACGTGAACCGCGGCCTGCTGTTTCTCGACCTGATACAGGAAGGCAATATCGGCCTGATGCGCGCCGTCGACAAGTTTGAATACCGTCGCGGCTACAAGTTCTCCACCTATGCGACCTGGTGGATCCGGCAGGGCATCAGCCGGTCGGTCGCCGATCAGGCGCGCACCATCCGGGTCCCTGTCCACATGATCGAGTCGCTCAACAAACTGAAGCGGGTCACGCGCCAGATCCTGCAGGAGACCGGCCGGGAACCCGACGCCGCCGCGCTGGCGGAGCGGATGGAGATGCATGAAAACAAGGTTCGGGCCATGCTGCGGATCGTCAGGGAGCCGGTTTCCCTGGATGCGTCGGTCGGGGAAAACGACGACACGTCCGTAGGCGACCTGATCGAGGACCCCGCGGCGATTTTGCCCGACGATGCAGCGCTGCACGCCAGCATGCGGGATGCCGTCAGCGAGGCGCTCACGACCTTGACACCGCGCGAAGCGAAGATTCTGCGCCTGCGTTTCGGTATCGAGAGCGGCAGCGATCACACACTGGAGGAACTCGGACAACAGTTTGAGGTGACGCGCGAACGGATCCGTCAGATTGAAGCCAAGGCACTGCGCAAGCTGCGGCACCCGGCCCGGTCCGGGCGATTGAAGTCGTTCCTGGGCGAGGAGTAG
- a CDS encoding NADP-dependent malic enzyme, with product MPTPAQGKLREAALDYHEFPTPGKIAIAPTKQMINQRDLALAYSPGVAFACEEIVENPLNAARFTARSNLVGVVTNGTAVLGLGNIGPLASKPVMEGKAVLFKKFAGIDVFDIELNESDPHKLVDVICALEPTFGGINLEDIKAPDCFIVERECRKRMKIPVFHDDQHGTAIVVAAAITNGLKVFGKDIKEVKLVSSGAGAAALACLDLLVDIGLPLENITVTDLAGVVYKGRVELMDPDKERFARETDARTLAEAIGGADVFLGLSAGGVLKQEMVKQMADKPLILALANPTPEILPELALEVRPDAVLCTGRTDYPNQVNNVLVFPFLFRGALDAGATTVTREMEIAAVNAIAELARQEQSDIVATAYGIQDLSFGPEYLIPKPFDPRLIVKVAPAVAKAAMDSGVAERPIEDMEAYEQHLQQFVYHSGTTMKPIFQLARGVEPEKKRIVFAEGEEERVLRAMQIIVDEKLAKPILIGRPAVIEHRIARYGLRITPGVDFIVVDTDHDERYRDFWQDYHKMMSRKGITEQMAKLEMRRRTTLIGSMLMKKGDADGMICGTISTTYRHLHFIDQVIGKREGCSVYAAMNALVLPGRQIFLVDTHVNVDPTPEQLAEITIMAAEEVRRFGIEPKIALVSHSNFGTSNAPSAQKMRDTLATLRECAPDLQVDGDMHGDVALDANLRREALPESTLEGDANLLILPNIDAANIAYSLLKTAAGNNITIGPMLLGAAKPVHVLTASATVRAIVNMTALVVADAGAASPSSRAP from the coding sequence ATGCCTACCCCAGCCCAGGGCAAACTCCGCGAAGCCGCCCTCGATTACCACGAGTTTCCCACCCCGGGGAAGATCGCGATCGCCCCGACCAAGCAGATGATCAACCAGCGCGACCTCGCGCTGGCGTACTCACCTGGCGTCGCGTTCGCGTGCGAGGAAATCGTCGAGAACCCGTTGAACGCCGCGCGCTTCACCGCGCGTAGCAACCTGGTCGGCGTCGTCACGAACGGCACCGCGGTGCTTGGTCTCGGCAACATCGGGCCGCTCGCTTCGAAGCCGGTCATGGAAGGCAAGGCCGTCCTGTTCAAGAAGTTCGCCGGCATCGACGTGTTCGATATCGAGTTGAACGAGTCTGATCCGCACAAGCTGGTCGACGTGATCTGCGCGCTCGAACCGACGTTTGGCGGCATCAACCTCGAAGACATCAAGGCGCCGGACTGCTTCATCGTCGAACGCGAATGCCGCAAGCGCATGAAGATTCCGGTTTTCCACGACGACCAGCACGGTACGGCTATCGTCGTCGCGGCGGCCATCACCAACGGTTTGAAGGTGTTCGGCAAGGACATCAAGGAAGTCAAGCTGGTGTCCTCGGGCGCGGGCGCCGCGGCGCTGGCCTGTCTGGATCTGCTGGTCGACATCGGCCTGCCGCTCGAGAACATCACCGTCACCGATCTGGCCGGCGTGGTCTACAAGGGCCGTGTCGAACTGATGGACCCGGACAAGGAGCGCTTCGCGCGTGAAACCGACGCCCGCACGCTGGCCGAAGCCATTGGCGGCGCGGACGTTTTCCTGGGGCTCTCGGCCGGCGGCGTGCTCAAGCAGGAGATGGTCAAGCAGATGGCGGACAAGCCGCTGATCCTCGCGCTGGCCAACCCGACGCCGGAAATCCTGCCGGAACTGGCGCTGGAAGTGCGTCCGGACGCCGTGCTGTGCACGGGCCGCACGGACTACCCGAACCAGGTGAACAACGTGCTGGTGTTCCCGTTCCTGTTCCGCGGGGCGCTGGATGCGGGCGCGACCACGGTCACGCGGGAAATGGAAATCGCCGCGGTCAACGCGATCGCCGAACTGGCGCGCCAGGAGCAGAGCGACATCGTCGCGACGGCGTATGGCATTCAGGACCTGTCGTTCGGCCCGGAATATCTGATTCCGAAGCCGTTCGATCCGCGCCTGATTGTCAAGGTCGCGCCGGCTGTGGCGAAGGCCGCGATGGATTCCGGCGTCGCCGAGCGTCCGATCGAGGACATGGAAGCCTACGAACAGCATCTGCAGCAGTTCGTGTATCACAGCGGCACGACCATGAAGCCAATTTTCCAGCTGGCGCGCGGCGTCGAGCCGGAGAAGAAGCGCATTGTGTTCGCGGAAGGCGAAGAAGAGCGCGTGCTGCGCGCGATGCAGATCATCGTCGACGAAAAGCTCGCGAAGCCGATCCTGATTGGCCGTCCGGCGGTGATCGAGCACCGCATTGCGCGCTATGGCCTGCGTATCACACCGGGTGTCGATTTCATCGTTGTCGATACGGATCACGACGAGCGCTATCGCGACTTCTGGCAGGACTATCACAAGATGATGTCGCGCAAGGGCATCACCGAGCAGATGGCGAAGCTCGAAATGCGCCGCCGCACCACGCTGATCGGCTCGATGCTGATGAAGAAGGGCGACGCCGACGGCATGATCTGCGGCACCATCAGCACGACGTATCGGCATCTGCACTTCATCGACCAGGTGATCGGCAAGCGCGAAGGCTGCAGCGTCTATGCGGCGATGAACGCGCTGGTGCTGCCGGGCCGGCAGATTTTCCTCGTCGACACGCACGTGAATGTCGATCCAACGCCCGAGCAGCTCGCCGAGATCACGATCATGGCCGCCGAAGAAGTGCGCCGTTTCGGCATCGAGCCGAAGATCGCGCTGGTGTCGCACTCGAACTTCGGCACCAGCAACGCGCCGTCCGCACAGAAGATGCGCGACACGCTGGCGACCCTGCGCGAGTGCGCGCCGGACCTGCAGGTGGACGGCGACATGCACGGCGACGTAGCACTCGACGCCAACCTGCGCCGTGAAGCGCTGCCCGAATCGACGCTCGAAGGCGACGCGAACCTGCTGATCCTGCCGAATATTGATGCGGCGAACATCGCGTACAGCCTGCTCAAGACGGCCGCAGGCAACAACATCACGATCGGTCCGATGCTGCTGGGTGCCGCGAAGCCGGTGCACGTGCTGACCGCGTCCGCCACGGTGCGTGCCATTGTCAACATGACTGCACTGGTCGTTGCCGATGCAGGTGCTGCATCCCCATCGTCGCGAGCCCCATGA